In one Pseudomonas sp. SG20056 genomic region, the following are encoded:
- the potE gene encoding putrescine-ornithine antiporter, with amino-acid sequence MAESSKKMSLVGLTTLVSVNMMGSGIIMLPSSMAQLGAVSLLSWIITAVGSMAIAYCFAQCGIYCHRSGGMSAYTEEAHGKSAFFLCSFLYFLSLAIGNVAIGISAVGYLTPFFPWLGSGAIPLFVGTVGLIWLTTVANFGGPRITGRIGAITVWGVIIPVAGLSLIGWFWFDPAVLKEAWNPHSLKISDAIAQSIPLTLWAFLGMESAAQNSDAVENPERNVPLACLFGTLGAAVVYVLSTTVIQGIVPNAELANSSAPFAYVYAQMFNPFIGNIIMGLAVMACIGSLLGWQFTLAQTAKVTADQGMFLKLFGKVTAANAPVIGMIVCGVLQTLLALSTISPNASAQFSKLVNLAAVTNLIPYVTALSGLLVIMYKARVSAAVYTRNLVVLMVAMVYCFYALYASGKDAVFGAMLVLALGYLLYGFIAKRFVAEQPTPGKARV; translated from the coding sequence ATGGCTGAGTCAAGCAAGAAGATGAGCCTGGTGGGGCTCACCACCCTGGTGTCGGTTAACATGATGGGCTCCGGCATCATCATGTTGCCGTCGAGCATGGCCCAGCTGGGCGCAGTTTCGCTGCTGTCGTGGATCATCACGGCAGTCGGCTCCATGGCCATTGCCTACTGTTTCGCCCAGTGCGGCATCTACTGCCACCGCTCGGGCGGTATGTCGGCCTATACCGAGGAGGCGCACGGCAAGTCGGCGTTCTTTCTCTGTTCGTTTCTGTATTTCCTTTCGCTGGCCATCGGCAACGTGGCCATCGGCATTTCTGCGGTGGGTTATCTCACGCCGTTCTTCCCCTGGCTGGGCAGTGGCGCGATTCCGCTGTTTGTCGGCACGGTCGGGCTGATCTGGCTGACCACAGTGGCCAACTTCGGCGGCCCGCGTATCACTGGCAGAATTGGCGCGATCACTGTCTGGGGGGTGATCATTCCGGTGGCGGGACTCAGCCTGATCGGCTGGTTCTGGTTTGATCCGGCGGTGTTGAAGGAGGCCTGGAACCCGCACAGCCTGAAGATCAGCGATGCCATTGCGCAGAGTATTCCGCTGACCCTGTGGGCCTTCCTCGGTATGGAATCGGCGGCGCAGAACTCCGATGCGGTGGAAAATCCAGAGCGCAATGTGCCACTGGCCTGCCTGTTCGGCACCCTCGGCGCAGCCGTGGTGTATGTGCTGTCGACCACGGTGATTCAGGGCATTGTGCCGAATGCCGAACTGGCCAACTCCAGCGCGCCATTTGCCTATGTCTATGCGCAGATGTTCAACCCCTTTATCGGCAACATCATCATGGGCCTGGCTGTCATGGCCTGTATCGGCTCGCTGCTGGGTTGGCAGTTCACTTTGGCGCAAACGGCCAAGGTCACGGCGGACCAGGGCATGTTCCTCAAACTGTTCGGCAAGGTCACGGCAGCCAATGCACCGGTGATCGGCATGATCGTGTGCGGGGTGCTGCAAACCCTGTTGGCGCTTTCGACCATCTCGCCGAACGCCAGCGCGCAGTTCAGCAAGTTGGTCAATCTGGCGGCCGTCACCAACCTGATCCCCTATGTCACGGCGCTCTCCGGGTTGTTGGTGATCATGTACAAGGCGCGGGTCAGCGCGGCGGTGTACACGCGCAACCTCGTGGTGCTGATGGTGGCGATGGTCTATTGCTTCTACGCCCTGTATGCCTCGGGCAAGGATGCGGTGTTCGGCGCGATGCTGGTGCTGGCGCTGGGCTACCTGCTGTACGGCTTTATCGCCAAGCGCTTTGTTGCCGAGCAACCCACGCCCGGTAAGGCGCGAGTATGA
- a CDS encoding Orn/Lys/Arg decarboxylase N-terminal domain-containing protein gives MSHAKVPLPASLAQRYPVLIVVNTLEHPDSIVLRSAEEVGRALQQHGLEVERVSSLDDAEIAFRADPAYCCVILGWGLCEENLPLALHLIQLIRQRTAQLPIMLGMSQAHQSRVPLEFVENIDGFIWQPEDSPEFVAGRIEAAARRYLDSILPPFFGALVNFADTHEYSWHTPGHTGGTAFMKTAVGRSFLDFYGEQMLRSDLSVSVGELGSLNDHSGPIAEAEKNAARVFGADYTFFSVGGSSASNEIVLHSAVTDGDAVLVDRNCHKSLNYALNMSGAVPLYLRPRRNARGLIGPVPRSELTPEAVAQKIAESPLMTDKQARPVLAVLTNSTYDGLCYNVQTTTRELSQSVERIHYDEAWYAYARFNPLYEGRYGMHRGERHADDATVTVTHSTHKLLAALSQASMIHIRSGKVPVKPALFNEAFMMHTSTSPQYSIIASTDVSAKMMDDAGEYLTDESIGEAIAFRQAMVRLGNEVRKRKPQDWWFGVWQPDEVNGVPFADLDPQTLRQGDAWVLKPNASWHGFGDLGRDYCMLDPIKVTVLTPGQTLEGQMEAGGIPAPLVSSFLASRGIVVEKTEPYSILLLFSLGVTKGKWGSLVAGLMEFKKHYDSNASLELVMPELVANHGERYAGMGLKDLADAMHQDMLASKLLHNMDAAFSLLPDVVSSPRATFAKLVKGQIEQIAVRDMLDRTVAVQVVPYPPGIPLMMPGEKAGADKQAIIDYLLAMELFDSHFPGFEHDNHGVEIERDGQGGLTYRVYVVKQ, from the coding sequence ATGAGTCACGCCAAAGTGCCGTTGCCGGCATCCCTCGCTCAGCGTTACCCGGTGCTGATTGTGGTCAACACCCTGGAGCACCCGGACAGCATCGTTCTGCGCAGCGCCGAGGAGGTGGGTCGGGCCTTGCAGCAACATGGCCTGGAGGTTGAGCGAGTCAGCTCGCTGGATGACGCGGAAATCGCCTTTCGCGCCGACCCAGCCTATTGCTGCGTCATCCTCGGCTGGGGCTTGTGTGAGGAAAACCTGCCGTTAGCGCTGCACCTGATTCAGCTGATCCGCCAGCGCACCGCACAGCTGCCGATCATGCTTGGCATGAGCCAGGCGCATCAGAGCCGGGTGCCGCTGGAGTTTGTCGAAAATATCGACGGCTTTATCTGGCAGCCAGAAGACAGCCCGGAGTTTGTCGCCGGCCGCATCGAAGCCGCTGCCCGGCGTTATCTGGACAGCATCCTGCCGCCATTTTTCGGCGCTTTGGTGAACTTCGCCGACACCCATGAATACTCCTGGCACACCCCAGGGCATACCGGCGGCACGGCCTTTATGAAGACCGCCGTGGGGCGCAGCTTTCTGGACTTTTACGGCGAGCAGATGCTGCGCTCCGACCTCAGTGTGTCGGTGGGTGAGCTGGGTTCGCTGAATGACCACTCCGGGCCGATTGCCGAGGCGGAAAAGAATGCTGCGCGGGTGTTTGGCGCCGATTACACCTTCTTCTCGGTCGGCGGCAGTTCAGCCAGCAACGAGATCGTCCTGCACTCGGCGGTCACCGATGGCGATGCGGTGCTGGTCGATCGCAACTGCCACAAGTCGCTGAACTACGCGCTGAATATGTCCGGTGCGGTGCCGCTGTACCTGCGCCCACGGCGTAACGCCCGCGGGCTGATCGGCCCGGTGCCACGCAGCGAGCTGACGCCCGAGGCGGTGGCGCAGAAAATCGCCGAAAGTCCGCTGATGACCGACAAGCAGGCCCGTCCGGTACTGGCGGTGCTGACCAACTCGACCTACGACGGCCTCTGCTACAACGTGCAGACCACCACCCGCGAACTGAGCCAGAGCGTCGAGCGGATTCACTACGACGAAGCCTGGTACGCCTACGCGCGCTTCAATCCGCTGTATGAAGGTCGCTACGGCATGCACCGTGGCGAACGGCATGCCGATGACGCCACGGTGACCGTTACCCACTCGACCCACAAGCTGCTGGCGGCGCTGTCGCAGGCCTCGATGATCCATATCCGTTCGGGCAAGGTGCCGGTCAAGCCGGCGCTGTTCAACGAGGCGTTCATGATGCACACCTCGACCTCGCCGCAGTACAGCATCATTGCCTCCACCGATGTGTCGGCGAAGATGATGGACGATGCCGGCGAGTACCTCACCGATGAGTCCATCGGTGAAGCCATCGCCTTTCGTCAGGCCATGGTGCGCCTGGGTAATGAGGTGCGTAAGCGCAAACCGCAGGATTGGTGGTTTGGCGTGTGGCAACCGGATGAGGTCAACGGCGTGCCCTTTGCCGACCTCGACCCGCAGACCTTGCGCCAGGGCGATGCCTGGGTGCTCAAGCCGAACGCCAGCTGGCATGGCTTCGGCGACCTGGGCCGTGATTACTGCATGCTCGACCCGATCAAGGTCACCGTGCTGACTCCTGGGCAGACCTTGGAAGGGCAGATGGAGGCCGGCGGCATTCCGGCGCCGCTGGTGTCGTCGTTCCTTGCCAGCCGCGGCATCGTGGTGGAAAAGACCGAGCCGTATTCGATTCTGCTGCTGTTTAGCCTGGGCGTAACCAAGGGCAAGTGGGGTTCGCTGGTCGCCGGGCTGATGGAGTTCAAGAAGCACTACGACAGCAACGCCTCGCTGGAACTGGTGATGCCTGAGCTGGTCGCCAACCACGGCGAACGCTACGCCGGCATGGGCCTCAAGGACCTGGCCGACGCCATGCACCAGGACATGCTCGCCTCCAAGCTGCTGCACAACATGGACGCCGCCTTCAGCCTGCTGCCGGATGTGGTGAGTTCGCCGCGGGCGACGTTTGCCAAACTGGTGAAAGGCCAGATTGAGCAGATCGCCGTGCGTGACATGCTGGACCGCACCGTGGCCGTACAGGTTGTGCCGTATCCACCGGGCATCCCGCTGATGATGCCGGGGGAGAAGGCTGGCGCGGACAAGCAAGCGATCATCGATTACCTGCTGGCGATGGAGCTGTTCGACAGCCACTTCCCCGGTTTCGAGCACGACAACCATGGCGTCGAGATTGAGCGCGATGGCCAGGGCGGGCTGACGTACAGGGTCTATGTGGTCAAACAGTAA
- a CDS encoding Orn/Lys/Arg decarboxylase N-terminal domain-containing protein, protein MIGRTNKPLKMRVLMVDDDLGSPASMRGRVLNELVDEFASRNAELIKATSYEDGLAAVMSDAALHCICVDWTLGKNDDSSHAQALELLRSIRQRNENVPVFLMADRNAKKSITVEAMGLADEFVWMLEDTAPFVVGRVIAAINRYLEHLLPPFTDALLRYTMKDEHSWAAPGHQGGIAFTKSPVGRVFFDFFGENLFRTDSGIERGSLGSVLDHSGPVADSEAYVARIFGAHASYSVLNGTSGSNRAIFMACVGENQFALCDRNCHKSIEQGLVLTGGLPLYMTPTRNRYGIIGPLLPAQFDAQRIQVAIANHPLRAQAKGSKPVYAVVTNCTYDGMCLHAERAEGMLAQSSERIHFDEAWYGYARFNPLYQGRYAMRGDPARHPADGPTVFATHSTHKLLAALSQSSFIHIRNGRNPVEHSRFNESFVIQASTSPLYALFASNEVGAAMMDGNGGYSLTQDSLREAVDFRQALARTHREFASRGDWFFQPWNAPQVCDSKTGKTVDFADADAEQLTSDPACWELEPGAEWHGFAGLEKGWCMLDPIKVGIMVPGMGADGQLLAEGIPAPILGAFLYRNNIVPSRITDFMVLCLFSIGVTKGKWGTLINVLLAFKRHYDGNVALERVLPDLVAQAPERYRGMGLRDLSNEMFEYMRSSRMDALQAEAFGNLPLIETTPRAAFQALQTGEVELLPLQQAAGRVTGVGIMPYPPGIPIVMPGENLGPLDGPWIRYIQALQDWGKHFPGFEKEVEGAVHQDGGYHFWCLKR, encoded by the coding sequence ATGATTGGACGAACCAACAAACCCCTGAAAATGCGCGTACTGATGGTCGACGACGACCTCGGCAGCCCCGCTAGCATGCGTGGGCGCGTGCTCAACGAGCTGGTCGACGAGTTTGCCAGCCGCAATGCCGAGCTGATCAAGGCCACCTCCTACGAGGATGGGTTGGCGGCGGTGATGTCCGATGCGGCGCTGCATTGCATCTGCGTTGATTGGACCCTGGGCAAGAATGACGACAGCTCCCACGCCCAGGCGCTGGAGTTGCTGCGCAGCATTCGCCAGCGCAACGAAAACGTTCCGGTATTTCTGATGGCCGACCGTAATGCCAAGAAGAGCATCACGGTGGAGGCCATGGGGCTGGCCGATGAGTTTGTCTGGATGCTCGAAGACACCGCGCCCTTTGTCGTCGGTCGGGTGATTGCCGCGATCAACCGCTACCTTGAGCACCTACTGCCGCCGTTTACCGATGCACTGCTGCGCTACACCATGAAAGATGAGCATTCCTGGGCTGCGCCGGGGCATCAGGGCGGGATTGCCTTTACCAAGTCACCGGTGGGCCGGGTGTTCTTCGACTTCTTCGGGGAAAACCTGTTTCGCACCGACAGCGGTATCGAACGCGGCAGCCTCGGTTCAGTGCTCGATCACAGCGGCCCAGTGGCAGACTCCGAAGCCTATGTGGCGCGGATCTTTGGCGCCCACGCCAGCTATTCGGTACTCAACGGCACCTCGGGCTCCAACCGTGCGATCTTCATGGCCTGCGTTGGTGAAAACCAGTTCGCCCTGTGCGACCGCAATTGCCACAAATCCATCGAGCAGGGCCTGGTGCTGACTGGCGGCCTGCCGCTGTATATGACGCCGACACGCAACCGCTACGGGATTATCGGCCCGTTGCTGCCCGCGCAGTTCGATGCGCAGCGCATCCAGGTCGCCATTGCCAACCATCCGTTGCGTGCCCAGGCCAAGGGCAGCAAGCCCGTGTATGCCGTGGTCACCAATTGCACCTACGACGGTATGTGCCTGCACGCCGAACGCGCCGAGGGCATGCTGGCGCAGAGCAGCGAGCGCATTCACTTCGATGAAGCCTGGTACGGCTACGCACGCTTCAATCCGCTGTACCAGGGGCGTTACGCCATGCGTGGCGATCCAGCACGCCACCCGGCCGATGGCCCTACGGTGTTTGCCACCCACTCGACCCACAAGTTGCTGGCGGCGCTGTCGCAGTCCTCGTTTATCCATATCCGCAACGGCCGCAATCCGGTCGAGCACAGCCGCTTCAATGAATCCTTCGTGATTCAGGCCAGTACCTCGCCGTTGTACGCGCTGTTCGCCTCCAACGAGGTGGGCGCGGCGATGATGGACGGCAACGGCGGCTATAGCCTGACCCAGGATTCGCTGCGCGAGGCGGTGGATTTCCGCCAGGCGCTGGCGCGTACCCATCGCGAGTTTGCCAGCCGTGGCGACTGGTTCTTCCAGCCATGGAACGCGCCGCAGGTCTGCGATAGCAAAACCGGCAAGACGGTTGATTTTGCCGATGCCGATGCCGAACAACTGACCAGCGATCCCGCCTGCTGGGAGCTGGAGCCAGGCGCTGAATGGCATGGCTTTGCAGGCCTGGAAAAAGGCTGGTGCATGCTCGACCCGATCAAGGTCGGCATCATGGTGCCGGGCATGGGCGCCGACGGCCAGCTGTTGGCGGAGGGCATCCCCGCGCCAATCCTCGGTGCTTTTCTCTACCGCAACAATATCGTGCCGTCGCGCATCACCGACTTTATGGTGCTGTGCCTGTTCAGCATCGGCGTAACCAAGGGCAAGTGGGGCACGCTGATCAACGTGCTGCTGGCCTTCAAGCGCCACTACGACGGCAATGTGGCGCTGGAAAGGGTGCTGCCTGATCTGGTCGCCCAGGCGCCTGAGCGCTACCGCGGCATGGGCCTGCGTGACCTCAGCAACGAGATGTTCGAGTACATGCGCAGCAGCCGCATGGACGCCCTGCAGGCCGAAGCCTTCGGCAACCTGCCGCTGATCGAAACAACCCCGCGTGCTGCATTCCAGGCGCTGCAAACCGGCGAGGTCGAACTGTTGCCGCTGCAACAGGCGGCTGGGCGGGTTACCGGGGTCGGCATCATGCCGTATCCACCGGGCATCCCGATTGTCATGCCCGGCGAGAACCTCGGTCCGCTGGATGGCCCGTGGATTCGTTATATCCAGGCCCTGCAGGATTGGGGTAAGCACTTCCCCGGTTTCGAGAAAGAGGTAGAGGGCGCCGTGCATCAGGACGGCGGTTACCACTTCTGGTGCCTCAAGCGCTAA
- the gcvH gene encoding glycine cleavage system protein GcvH, which yields MSNIPADLRYAASHEWARLEADGSVTVGISDHAQEALGDVVFIELPEVGKSLNAGQEAGVVESVKAASDIYAPVSGEVIAINDGLADSPESVNSDPYGSWFFKLKPSDASELDKLLDAAAYKAAADSDA from the coding sequence ATGAGCAATATCCCCGCCGATCTGCGTTACGCCGCCAGCCACGAGTGGGCGCGCCTGGAAGCCGATGGCAGCGTTACCGTAGGCATTTCCGATCACGCGCAGGAAGCCCTGGGTGATGTGGTATTCATCGAGCTACCAGAAGTCGGCAAGAGCCTGAATGCCGGTCAGGAAGCCGGGGTGGTGGAATCGGTCAAGGCCGCGTCCGACATCTACGCACCGGTCTCCGGTGAAGTGATCGCGATCAACGACGGCCTGGCCGACAGCCCGGAAAGCGTCAACAGCGATCCTTACGGCAGCTGGTTCTTCAAGCTCAAGCCGAGCGATGCCAGCGAGCTGGACAAGCTGCTGGATGCGGCCGCTTACAAGGCCGCCGCCGACAGCGACGCCTAA
- the gcvT gene encoding glycine cleavage system aminomethyltransferase GcvT, whose amino-acid sequence MGQRTPLYDLHLALGAKMVDFGGWDMPLHYGSQVEEHHQVRRDCGVFDVSHMTVVDVSGSQAKAYLQHLLANDIERLQSIGKALYSGMLNEQGGVVDDLIVYLTDFGYRVVVNASTRDKDLAWMRLQSVDFDVQLQERAELAMLAIQGPHARSKTAELVSQSRANLIQSLKPFEGQPDGEWFIARTGYTGEDGLEIMLPASEVVAFLNELVGAGISPIGLGARDTLRLEAGMNLYGQDMDESVTPLAANMAWTIAWEPASRGFVGRAALQKQKAEGVPSKLVGLVLEERGVLRAHQVVRVEGVGEGEITSGSFSPTLGKSIALARVPAATNERAEVEIRGKWYPVRVVKPSFVRNGKALI is encoded by the coding sequence ATGGGACAGCGCACACCGCTCTATGACCTGCACCTCGCTCTGGGTGCCAAGATGGTCGACTTCGGCGGTTGGGACATGCCGTTGCACTATGGCTCGCAGGTCGAGGAGCACCATCAGGTGCGTCGCGACTGCGGGGTGTTCGATGTGTCGCACATGACCGTGGTGGATGTCAGTGGCAGCCAGGCCAAGGCCTATCTGCAACACCTGCTGGCCAATGACATCGAGCGCCTGCAAAGCATCGGTAAAGCCCTCTACAGCGGCATGCTCAATGAGCAGGGCGGGGTGGTGGATGATTTGATCGTCTACCTCACCGACTTTGGTTACCGCGTGGTGGTGAATGCCTCGACCCGCGACAAGGACCTGGCCTGGATGCGCCTGCAGAGCGTCGACTTTGACGTGCAGCTGCAAGAGCGCGCCGAGCTGGCGATGCTGGCCATTCAAGGCCCGCATGCGCGCAGCAAGACTGCCGAGCTGGTCAGCCAGTCGCGCGCCAACCTGATTCAGAGCCTCAAGCCGTTCGAAGGCCAGCCCGATGGCGAGTGGTTTATCGCCCGCACCGGTTACACCGGCGAAGACGGCCTGGAAATCATGCTGCCCGCCAGCGAAGTGGTGGCCTTCCTTAATGAGCTGGTCGGTGCCGGTATTTCCCCGATCGGTCTTGGCGCGCGCGATACCCTGCGCCTGGAAGCCGGGATGAACCTTTACGGCCAGGATATGGACGAAAGTGTGACCCCACTGGCCGCCAACATGGCCTGGACCATCGCCTGGGAGCCGGCCAGCCGTGGCTTTGTTGGTCGTGCCGCGCTGCAGAAGCAGAAGGCCGAAGGCGTTCCCTCTAAGCTGGTGGGCCTGGTGCTGGAAGAGCGCGGCGTGCTGCGTGCGCATCAGGTGGTGCGGGTTGAAGGAGTGGGCGAAGGTGAGATCACCAGTGGTAGCTTCTCGCCGACTCTGGGTAAATCCATTGCCCTGGCCCGTGTGCCGGCGGCTACCAACGAACGTGCCGAGGTAGAAATTCGCGGCAAGTGGTACCCGGTGCGGGTGGTCAAGCCGAGTTTTGTGCGTAACGGCAAGGCGCTTATCTAA
- a CDS encoding iron ABC transporter permease, with translation MAHPAQRRWYPIAFAVALLVLLPLSVLMFSWHEVDQQIWAHLWQTQLPRLLGNTLVLVLGVGVGVTLLGVSLAWLTSLCEFPGRRWLDWALMLPFAIPAYVLAFVFVGLLDFAGPLQTLLREWFGSDVRFPRVRSTGGVIIVLVLVFYPYVYLLARNAFLAQGKGLMEAARVLGLSPWRAFWRVALPMARPAIGAGLALAIMETLADFGAVSVFNFDTFTTAIYKTWYSFYSLTSATQLASLLLLAVMLVLYGERRARGAVRPVNERARSKALYHLKGGQALAASTWCGLVFACGFVIPVLQLIVWFWQRGRFDLDERYSALILHTLYLGAMAALITVSVALLLAFSRRLTPTRLMRGTVGVANLGYALPGSMLAVAIMLAFSYLDRELVIPLSSWLGGAGKPILLGSLSALLLAYMIRFMAVAYGPLENSLARIRPSLPEASRSLGVGGIGLFFKVYLPLLVPGALSAALLVFVDVLKEMPATLLMRPFGWDTLSVRVFEMTSEGEWARAALPALTLVLVGLLPVILLIRRSARRHG, from the coding sequence GTGGCCCATCCTGCCCAGCGCCGCTGGTACCCCATCGCCTTTGCCGTTGCCTTGCTGGTGCTGCTGCCGCTGAGCGTGCTGATGTTTAGCTGGCACGAGGTCGACCAGCAGATCTGGGCGCACCTGTGGCAAACCCAGTTGCCGCGTCTGCTCGGCAATACCCTGGTGTTGGTCCTGGGGGTGGGCGTGGGTGTGACGCTGCTTGGCGTGAGCCTGGCCTGGCTCACCAGCCTCTGTGAGTTTCCCGGTCGGCGCTGGCTGGACTGGGCGCTGATGCTGCCATTTGCCATTCCCGCCTATGTGCTGGCGTTCGTGTTTGTCGGCCTGCTGGATTTTGCCGGCCCGCTGCAGACCCTGCTGCGCGAGTGGTTCGGCAGTGACGTGCGCTTTCCCCGGGTGCGTTCCACCGGCGGGGTGATCATCGTGCTGGTGCTGGTGTTTTACCCCTACGTCTACCTGCTCGCGCGCAATGCCTTTCTGGCCCAGGGCAAGGGCTTGATGGAAGCGGCGCGAGTGCTTGGTCTGAGCCCCTGGCGAGCGTTCTGGCGCGTAGCCTTGCCGATGGCGCGCCCGGCGATTGGCGCCGGTCTGGCGCTGGCCATCATGGAAACTCTGGCGGATTTCGGCGCGGTCTCGGTGTTCAACTTCGACACCTTCACCACGGCCATCTACAAGACCTGGTACAGCTTTTACAGCCTGACCAGCGCCACGCAACTGGCCAGCCTACTGCTGCTGGCGGTGATGCTGGTGCTCTATGGCGAGCGTCGCGCCCGTGGTGCGGTGCGTCCGGTGAATGAGCGGGCACGCAGCAAGGCGTTGTATCACCTCAAGGGCGGCCAGGCGCTGGCTGCCAGCACCTGGTGCGGCCTGGTGTTCGCCTGCGGCTTTGTTATCCCGGTGCTGCAGCTGATTGTCTGGTTCTGGCAGCGCGGTCGTTTCGATCTGGATGAGCGCTACAGCGCCTTGATCCTGCACACCCTCTACCTGGGCGCGATGGCGGCGCTGATCACCGTCAGCGTGGCTTTGCTGTTGGCGTTCTCCCGGCGCTTGACCCCGACCCGTTTGATGCGCGGAACCGTCGGAGTGGCCAACCTCGGCTATGCCCTGCCGGGTTCGATGCTGGCGGTGGCGATTATGCTGGCCTTCAGTTATCTGGACCGTGAGCTGGTGATTCCGCTGTCTAGCTGGCTGGGCGGTGCGGGCAAGCCGATTCTGCTCGGCAGCCTGTCGGCGCTGCTGCTGGCCTATATGATCCGCTTTATGGCGGTGGCCTACGGGCCGCTGGAAAACAGCCTGGCGCGCATCCGCCCGTCCTTGCCGGAAGCGTCGCGCAGCCTGGGCGTCGGCGGTATCGGGCTGTTTTTCAAGGTCTACCTGCCCCTGCTGGTGCCGGGTGCGCTGTCGGCGGCGCTGCTGGTGTTCGTCGATGTGCTCAAGGAAATGCCTGCCACCCTGCTGATGCGCCCCTTTGGCTGGGACACGCTGTCGGTGCGGGTGTTTGAAATGACCAGTGAAGGCGAGTGGGCACGCGCTGCGCTGCCGGCCCTGACCCTGGTGCTGGTCGGTCTGCTGCCGGTGATTTTGCTTATCCGCCGTTCGGCGCGCCGTCACGGTTAG
- a CDS encoding extracellular solute-binding protein, which produces MQVSKGLFAALSLTALASTAQAADEVVVYSSRIDELIKPVFDAYTAKTGVKVKFITDKEAPLIARLKAEGANTPADLLITVDAGNLWQAEQEGVLQPTKSELINANIPAQYRSSTDSWTGLSLRARTIFYSTERVKPSELSTYEALADKNWEGRLCLRTSKKVYNQSLTATLIETHGAAKTEEIVKGWVNNLATDVFADDTALLQAIDAGQCDVGITNTYYYGRLHQQQPDLKVKPYWPNQNDRGVHVNLAGAGVTKYAPNAEAARKLLEWMTTEEAQTIFAGVNQEFPANPSVAPSKEVAAWGTFKADSIATEVAGKRQAEATMLMDRAGWN; this is translated from the coding sequence ATGCAGGTAAGCAAAGGCTTGTTCGCCGCACTCTCACTCACTGCGCTCGCCAGCACAGCGCAGGCCGCCGATGAAGTGGTGGTGTATTCCTCGCGTATCGACGAGCTGATCAAGCCAGTATTCGACGCCTACACCGCCAAAACTGGGGTCAAGGTCAAGTTCATCACTGACAAGGAAGCGCCGCTGATCGCGCGTCTGAAGGCTGAAGGCGCCAATACCCCGGCTGACCTGCTGATCACCGTCGACGCCGGCAACCTCTGGCAAGCCGAGCAGGAAGGCGTGCTGCAGCCGACCAAATCTGAGCTGATCAACGCCAATATCCCGGCTCAGTATCGCTCCAGCACTGACAGCTGGACTGGCCTGTCGCTGCGTGCGCGGACCATCTTCTACTCCACCGAGCGGGTTAAACCGAGCGAGCTGAGCACCTACGAAGCCCTGGCTGACAAGAACTGGGAAGGCCGCCTGTGTCTGCGTACCAGCAAGAAGGTCTACAACCAGTCGCTGACCGCCACCCTGATCGAAACCCATGGCGCGGCCAAAACTGAAGAAATCGTCAAGGGTTGGGTCAACAACCTGGCGACTGACGTATTTGCCGATGACACCGCGCTGCTGCAAGCCATCGACGCAGGCCAGTGCGACGTTGGCATCACCAATACCTACTATTACGGCCGCCTGCACCAGCAGCAGCCTGATCTGAAAGTGAAGCCGTACTGGCCGAACCAGAACGACCGTGGCGTGCACGTCAACCTGGCCGGTGCCGGTGTGACCAAGTACGCGCCAAACGCCGAAGCCGCCCGCAAGCTGCTGGAATGGATGACCACCGAAGAAGCGCAGACCATCTTCGCCGGCGTTAACCAAGAGTTCCCGGCCAACCCGTCGGTTGCACCGTCCAAGGAAGTCGCCGCGTGGGGTACCTTCAAGGCTGACTCGATCGCCACCGAAGTAGCTGGTAAGCGCCAGGCTGAAGCGACCATGTTGATGGATCGCGCTGGCTGGAACTAA